From the genome of Streptomyces sp. NBC_01341, one region includes:
- a CDS encoding LLM class F420-dependent oxidoreductase gives MDLRIFTEPQQGASYDTLLTVAKAAEDLGFDAFYRSDHYLRMGSGDGLPGPTDAWITLAGLARETKRIRLGTLMTAGTFRLPGVLAIQVAQVDQMSGGRVELGLGAGWFEEEHKAYGIPFPKEKFGRLEEQLAIVTGLWETETGKTFSYDGTYYQLTDSPALPKPAQTKIPVLIGGHGAVRTPRLAARYADEFNIPFASLEDSEKQFGRVRDAAVAAGRAPDDLVYSNALVVCVGKDDAEVARRASAIGRDVEEIKANGLAGSPDEVVDKIGRFAAIGASRIYLQVLDLDDLDHLELIASQVQSQLR, from the coding sequence ATGGATCTTCGAATCTTCACCGAGCCCCAGCAAGGGGCGAGCTACGACACCCTGCTCACCGTCGCCAAGGCCGCCGAGGACCTCGGCTTCGACGCCTTCTACCGGTCCGACCACTACCTGCGCATGGGTTCGGGCGACGGCCTGCCCGGACCGACGGACGCGTGGATCACCCTGGCCGGTCTGGCGCGCGAGACCAAGCGGATCCGCCTGGGCACCCTCATGACGGCCGGGACCTTCCGCCTGCCCGGGGTGCTGGCCATCCAGGTCGCCCAGGTCGACCAGATGTCCGGCGGCCGCGTCGAGCTGGGCCTCGGCGCCGGCTGGTTCGAGGAGGAGCACAAGGCGTACGGCATCCCGTTCCCCAAGGAGAAGTTCGGCCGTCTGGAGGAGCAGCTGGCCATCGTCACCGGCCTGTGGGAGACGGAGACCGGCAAGACGTTCAGTTACGACGGGACGTACTACCAGCTGACCGACTCACCAGCACTGCCGAAGCCCGCGCAGACGAAGATCCCGGTGCTGATCGGCGGCCACGGCGCGGTCCGCACGCCCCGTCTCGCCGCACGGTACGCCGACGAGTTCAACATTCCGTTCGCCTCCCTCGAGGACAGCGAGAAGCAGTTCGGCCGGGTCAGGGACGCAGCCGTCGCCGCGGGCCGTGCGCCCGACGATCTGGTGTACTCCAACGCCCTGGTGGTCTGCGTCGGCAAGGACGACGCGGAGGTGGCACGGCGGGCGTCCGCCATCGGGCGCGACGTCGAGGAGATCAAGGCGAACGGGCTGGCCGGCTCGCCCGACGAGGTCGTCGACAAGATCGGCCGCTTCGCCGCGATCGGCGCCTCCCGCATCTACCTCCAGGTGCTGGACCTGGACGACCTGGACCATTTGGAGCTGATCGCGTCGCAGGTGCAGTCGCAGCTGCGCTGA
- a CDS encoding DUF6099 family protein — MEAERLIEAGRRALAESTDVPAVMAEAWQAQALARAVGGHLARCGPAEVRTEAGELSDTGAPGAPVSDHPVVTTGGVRASHLTEVTDVAGTLAALALYLGELGIALVGVACGTDEEGLYWQCIEAIDAADESVDRVHGMLRRLADHEREREPGGERDGPYGVIRGPADPVAGRP, encoded by the coding sequence ATGGAAGCGGAGCGGTTGATCGAGGCGGGTCGAAGGGCCCTGGCGGAAAGCACGGACGTGCCCGCTGTCATGGCGGAGGCGTGGCAGGCGCAGGCGCTCGCCCGCGCCGTGGGCGGCCACCTGGCCCGCTGCGGGCCCGCGGAGGTGCGGACCGAGGCGGGCGAGCTCAGTGACACCGGCGCCCCGGGTGCACCGGTGTCCGACCACCCCGTGGTCACCACGGGAGGCGTGCGGGCGTCACACCTCACCGAAGTGACGGATGTCGCGGGGACGTTGGCCGCCCTCGCCCTCTATCTCGGCGAGCTGGGCATCGCGCTCGTCGGCGTCGCCTGCGGGACTGACGAGGAAGGGCTCTACTGGCAGTGCATCGAGGCCATAGACGCAGCCGACGAGTCGGTCGACCGCGTGCACGGGATGCTGCGACGGCTCGCCGACCACGAGCGGGAGAGGGAGCCGGGCGGTGAGCGCGACGGACCGTACGGCGTGATCCGCGGGCCGGCGGACCCGGTGGCCGGCAGGCCGTGA
- a CDS encoding nucleotide pyrophosphohydrolase yields the protein MTELDAAQLQRRLADFAESRGWEPYHTPKNLVAALGVEAAELQEIFQWLTPEQSVRVMDDPGTAFRVEDEVADVLAYLLQFCEVLGIDALAALAAKIDRNEVRFPAAESTEAPPRHSSE from the coding sequence GTGACGGAACTTGACGCAGCACAACTGCAACGGAGACTGGCCGACTTCGCGGAGTCCCGTGGCTGGGAGCCCTACCACACGCCCAAGAACCTGGTCGCCGCCCTCGGTGTCGAGGCTGCCGAACTCCAGGAGATCTTCCAGTGGCTGACGCCGGAGCAGTCGGTGCGGGTGATGGACGATCCCGGCACTGCGTTCCGCGTCGAGGACGAGGTCGCCGACGTCCTGGCGTATCTGCTCCAGTTCTGCGAGGTCCTGGGCATCGACGCGCTGGCGGCGCTCGCGGCCAAGATCGACCGGAACGAGGTGCGTTTCCCCGCTGCGGAGAGCACGGAGGCGCCGCCTCGTCACTCTTCGGAGTGA
- a CDS encoding ATP-binding protein → MTVIPLGKTAPPPSRADRPARPRVCEVRLDAFASHRRTVIPLDPFTLLTGGSGSGKSSALRGYEALARLAAGEPLAEVFPDPAAWVPEWARADAQGRRGFRIGCTVDGPAGRVRLDLAVQAEPALRIVGERLADRQETLFSTALREPRRATVQAAWHSAGTVPVTRAPFPGDRLGTALLPLRVAGATGGELRMLAASEQVVVALRSVFVCDPQPARMRAAVPAGEGRLTSDCGNLAEVLHRTRALCARRYARLVAGADTGCAGPVTGLTAERLADGTTRARMERGPGPGTPLGRLGDGELRYLALTLAVLTGSRAMAADPHSEVPSAMRAVTVLADGLDRNLDTRQTRELLTLAAAVCGGGHTRLLGTVGEAAAAVARAAGVTVVDLAP, encoded by the coding sequence ATGACTGTGATCCCCCTGGGGAAGACGGCCCCGCCGCCGTCCCGCGCGGACCGCCCCGCCCGCCCCCGCGTCTGCGAGGTACGGCTGGACGCCTTCGCCTCGCACCGCCGCACCGTCATCCCGCTCGACCCGTTCACCCTGCTCACCGGAGGCAGCGGATCGGGCAAGTCGAGCGCCTTACGGGGGTACGAGGCGCTGGCGCGGCTCGCCGCCGGTGAACCGCTGGCAGAGGTGTTCCCCGACCCGGCGGCGTGGGTGCCGGAGTGGGCCCGCGCGGACGCGCAGGGCCGGCGCGGATTCAGGATCGGCTGCACGGTGGACGGTCCGGCCGGCCGGGTGAGGCTGGATCTGGCCGTCCAGGCGGAACCCGCGCTGCGCATCGTCGGGGAGAGGCTGGCTGATCGTCAGGAAACCTTGTTCAGCACGGCGTTGAGGGAACCCCGCCGCGCCACGGTCCAGGCCGCCTGGCACTCCGCCGGGACCGTTCCGGTGACGCGCGCGCCCTTTCCGGGCGACCGCCTGGGAACAGCGCTCCTGCCCCTGCGGGTGGCGGGTGCGACGGGCGGGGAGCTGAGAATGCTGGCTGCCTCGGAGCAGGTCGTGGTGGCGCTGCGGTCCGTCTTCGTCTGCGATCCGCAGCCGGCGCGGATGCGCGCGGCGGTGCCGGCCGGGGAAGGGCGGCTGACCTCGGACTGCGGCAACCTCGCTGAGGTGCTCCACCGCACCCGCGCGCTGTGTGCCCGACGCTACGCGCGGCTGGTCGCCGGTGCGGACACCGGGTGCGCGGGGCCGGTGACAGGGCTGACCGCCGAACGGCTGGCCGACGGGACGACGCGGGCCCGGATGGAACGCGGACCGGGCCCCGGCACCCCCCTCGGCCGGCTCGGCGACGGCGAGCTGCGGTATCTCGCCCTGACGCTGGCGGTGTTGACCGGCTCCCGGGCCATGGCGGCCGACCCGCACAGCGAGGTGCCGTCGGCCATGCGGGCGGTCACCGTCCTCGCCGACGGACTCGACCGGAACCTGGACACCCGCCAGACCCGAGAACTGCTGACCCTGGCCGCGGCGGTCTGCGGGGGCGGCCACACGCGGCTCCTGGGCACGGTCGGCGAAGCGGCTGCGGCTGTGGCCCGGGCGGCCGGCGTGACAGTGGTAGACCTGGCACCGTGA
- a CDS encoding cell division protein SepF, which translates to MSRYDRYDRYDATDEQWDGLAQVVPLRGRNEWPSRVDHRTVPEQREAADQRRLVVLRVQVFADAREVAEYLVAQIPVLLDLTGAESDVAKRILDFSSGVVFGLGSGMHRVDRNVFLLAPVGMEVEGVTAVGVPQS; encoded by the coding sequence GTGAGCAGGTACGACAGGTACGACAGGTACGACGCCACCGATGAGCAGTGGGACGGGCTCGCCCAGGTCGTACCCCTGAGGGGGCGCAACGAATGGCCGTCCAGGGTCGACCACCGCACGGTCCCCGAGCAGCGCGAGGCGGCCGACCAACGACGCCTCGTCGTCCTGCGGGTGCAGGTGTTCGCGGACGCGCGCGAGGTGGCCGAGTACCTGGTGGCACAGATCCCCGTCCTGCTGGACCTCACCGGCGCCGAGAGCGACGTGGCCAAGCGCATCCTGGACTTCAGCAGCGGTGTGGTGTTCGGGCTGGGCAGCGGCATGCACCGGGTCGACCGCAACGTCTTCCTGCTCGCGCCGGTCGGCATGGAGGTCGAGGGGGTCACCGCCGTGGGCGTACCCCAATCGTAG
- a CDS encoding cytochrome P450 has translation MTPPVPAISPAPATSGNEPLALYGPGFAADPHGHYRRLRDQGPLARVRIAPDVDALLVVDYQAAVDLLRDTDTFTKDPRAWQAGIPADSPVLPVLGHRPTALFTDGEVHARYRDAINDTLALIEPHLLRAEVTAVARRLITGFAASGSCDLIAEYARRLPLHVFTAAFGVASGATERVVRGIAGMMDSAGNAAAAYDDLVGVVAGLVAERRSRPRRDLTTYLLQHPAGLDDDEAVRQITLIMSSGHDPTTNLIGNALLRMLGDPGYGRALHGGATTAREAIDDVLWRDPPLANMGAHYPRHDTEFHGVALRAGQLVLVSFAAANTQSLPSTSDQAVRSGDGAHLAWSTGPHRCPAKQPALLMAMTAIEELTSQLCDLELAVNPGELVWRPGPFHRAPAHLPVRFTPLDTLPEAGGSGTPEAVDHVPARVGGTPNG, from the coding sequence ATGACACCGCCCGTGCCCGCCATTTCACCCGCTCCCGCCACCTCCGGGAACGAGCCGCTCGCCCTGTACGGCCCAGGCTTCGCCGCCGACCCGCACGGCCACTACCGCAGACTGCGCGACCAGGGACCGCTCGCCCGGGTCCGTATCGCCCCCGACGTCGACGCGCTGCTGGTCGTCGACTACCAGGCCGCCGTCGACCTGCTGCGCGACACCGACACCTTCACCAAGGACCCGCGCGCCTGGCAGGCGGGGATACCGGCCGACTCACCCGTCCTGCCCGTACTCGGCCACCGCCCCACCGCGCTCTTCACCGACGGCGAGGTGCACGCGCGCTACCGGGACGCCATCAACGACACCCTCGCGCTGATCGAACCCCACCTGCTGCGCGCCGAGGTCACCGCGGTGGCCCGGCGGCTCATCACGGGGTTCGCGGCCAGCGGTAGCTGCGACCTCATCGCCGAGTACGCGCGTCGCCTGCCCCTGCACGTCTTCACCGCCGCCTTCGGGGTGGCGTCCGGAGCCACCGAGCGAGTGGTCCGGGGCATCGCCGGGATGATGGACTCGGCCGGAAACGCGGCGGCCGCCTACGACGACCTCGTCGGAGTCGTCGCCGGGCTCGTCGCCGAACGGCGCTCCAGGCCGCGCCGCGACCTCACCACGTACCTGCTCCAGCACCCCGCCGGTCTCGACGACGACGAAGCCGTGCGTCAGATCACCCTCATCATGAGCTCGGGCCACGACCCGACGACAAACCTGATCGGCAACGCACTCCTGCGCATGCTCGGCGACCCCGGGTACGGACGAGCCCTGCACGGCGGCGCAACGACCGCCCGAGAGGCGATCGACGACGTGCTCTGGCGCGATCCGCCCCTGGCCAACATGGGGGCGCACTACCCGCGTCACGACACCGAGTTCCACGGGGTCGCGCTGCGCGCCGGGCAGTTGGTCCTGGTCTCCTTCGCCGCCGCCAACACGCAGTCGCTGCCGTCCACCTCGGACCAGGCGGTGCGTTCGGGTGACGGTGCTCACCTGGCGTGGTCGACCGGCCCGCACCGGTGCCCCGCCAAACAGCCGGCCCTGCTGATGGCCATGACCGCGATCGAGGAGCTCACCAGCCAGCTCTGCGACCTCGAACTCGCCGTAAATCCGGGCGAACTGGTCTGGCGACCGGGCCCCTTCCACCGGGCGCCGGCCCACCTCCCGGTCCGCTTCACCCCCCTCGACACGCTCCCCGAAGCCGGGGGTTCAGGTACACCGGAAGCTGTCGATCACGTTCCGGCCCGTGTCGGTGGTACGCCGAACGGGTGA
- a CDS encoding GTP-binding protein: MDSVPSTDRGGVGYLPSAAETLMKLVVTGPFGVGKTTLIRTLSEIPTLHTEEAMTRSSEGLDDTAGLPDKTTTTVAVDFGRLTVQDDLVLYMFGTPGQERFLPLWEDIARGALGALVMVDTRRLEDSFAVMDVVEEQGLPYAVAVNHFPDAPVHPDEVLRKHLDLDPRTPLIQCDARERRGSIDALIALAEHALTRLPAPQEPS, translated from the coding sequence TTGGACTCCGTTCCCTCCACTGACCGGGGCGGCGTCGGCTATCTGCCGAGTGCTGCCGAGACCCTGATGAAGCTCGTCGTCACGGGTCCCTTCGGCGTGGGCAAGACGACCCTGATCCGCACCCTGTCGGAGATCCCGACCCTGCACACCGAGGAGGCGATGACACGGTCCAGCGAGGGTCTCGACGACACCGCCGGGCTGCCGGACAAGACCACGACCACGGTCGCCGTCGACTTCGGCCGGCTGACCGTGCAGGACGACCTGGTGCTCTACATGTTCGGCACGCCAGGTCAGGAGCGCTTCCTCCCGCTCTGGGAGGACATCGCGCGAGGCGCACTCGGTGCCCTCGTCATGGTCGACACGCGGCGGCTCGAGGACTCCTTCGCGGTGATGGACGTGGTGGAGGAGCAAGGACTGCCGTACGCCGTCGCCGTCAACCACTTCCCGGACGCCCCCGTCCACCCGGACGAGGTCCTGCGCAAGCATCTCGACCTCGACCCCCGCACCCCGCTGATCCAGTGCGACGCCCGCGAGCGCCGGGGCAGCATCGACGCCCTGATCGCGCTCGCCGAGCACGCGCTCACCCGACTGCCCGCGCCCCAGGAACCCTCATGA
- a CDS encoding DUF742 domain-containing protein gives MTPGPGRRLIPAYLVTGGRSVPTGPALDRLAVLVRTDEHVPPDIGSEQRRLCELLEGGALTVVECAAHLDLPVSATVFLATDLVAAGHLHARPPIPRAGEIDRSLVERLLVGLRSLH, from the coding sequence ATGACCCCTGGCCCAGGGCGCCGCCTGATCCCCGCCTATCTGGTCACCGGTGGCCGTTCCGTGCCCACCGGCCCCGCGCTCGACCGTCTCGCCGTGCTCGTCCGCACGGACGAGCACGTCCCGCCGGACATCGGCTCGGAGCAGCGGAGGCTGTGCGAGCTCCTGGAAGGGGGAGCCCTCACCGTCGTCGAGTGCGCCGCCCATCTGGACCTGCCGGTCAGCGCCACGGTCTTCCTGGCCACGGACCTCGTGGCCGCGGGACATCTGCACGCTCGACCACCGATACCCCGTGCCGGTGAGATCGACCGGTCGCTCGTCGAGAGGCTGCTCGTTGGACTCCGTTCCCTCCACTGA
- a CDS encoding roadblock/LC7 domain-containing protein, translating into MSTTPTTGDLAWVLTPLLELPGVQHAVVATGDGLVEGASPGLDRASAERVAAMTATLHAAARAFTTAFTEAESPRLAQTVVESELGFAIVVPAGRNTTLALFAAPDAHLGNIAYQMQVQVTALTRAMHAPTRQPDAAARP; encoded by the coding sequence GTGAGCACCACTCCCACCACCGGTGATCTCGCCTGGGTGCTGACCCCGTTGCTGGAACTGCCCGGCGTACAGCACGCCGTGGTGGCGACCGGTGACGGGCTCGTCGAGGGCGCCTCGCCCGGCCTCGACCGTGCGTCCGCCGAGCGTGTCGCCGCCATGACGGCCACCCTGCACGCGGCTGCCCGCGCCTTCACCACCGCGTTCACCGAGGCGGAGTCGCCGCGCCTGGCGCAGACGGTCGTGGAGTCCGAACTGGGCTTCGCCATCGTCGTACCCGCGGGCAGGAACACGACACTGGCGCTGTTCGCCGCGCCCGACGCGCACCTCGGCAACATCGCCTACCAGATGCAGGTGCAGGTCACCGCGCTGACCAGGGCCATGCACGCCCCCACCCGCCAACCGGACGCTGCCGCCCGGCCATGA
- a CDS encoding ATP-binding protein, with amino-acid sequence MSRPRQQERGDAVVAWIVALIAVLAAMWSASQTQQARRDAYGASARAELTERQAKAAEARTVALTEEIRQLAEKRIPAAATALSHRTAAVPGLREAAEIEGDAARLLTEAVRAARTAILEERRRVDAAARSAMRGTSAKIQSLLNQSQHLLQELQHEYDDPRILQLDFRNELALRRTQATAVLCDAWPGLARQNSSLVEVVLGAQSRVAGYERVKVANHLRQERLALVARAAEPLAIALAELLANATAYSHPDTEVPVTVQQAAGRGALILVDDAGIGMDDDALKRARALLTGPAEVLLTELGDPPQTGFAVVGRLIARYGFSCHIESSPYGGMRAMLRIPAHLLTVMDDDRTLSVLAPKPVHARSGDADAAPVTAGTGSTAAAGATGDPAASEPAAAGDPGAPATADGPDGGLPAGLPTRRRRSRRTDAPGAPAAARAADEEPPVLRTPEQAGAAWTALQEGTLSGRQAPAAAGPAPSASSSDDQGDDET; translated from the coding sequence GTGAGCCGTCCCCGACAACAGGAACGCGGTGACGCCGTGGTGGCATGGATCGTGGCCCTCATCGCCGTCCTGGCGGCGATGTGGTCCGCCTCACAGACGCAGCAGGCCAGGCGGGACGCCTACGGTGCCTCCGCGCGGGCCGAGCTGACCGAACGTCAGGCGAAGGCGGCGGAGGCCCGCACCGTCGCCCTCACCGAGGAGATACGCCAACTGGCAGAGAAGCGGATCCCCGCTGCGGCCACCGCCCTCTCCCACCGGACCGCGGCCGTCCCCGGTCTGCGGGAGGCCGCCGAGATCGAGGGTGATGCCGCGCGCCTGCTGACCGAGGCGGTACGGGCCGCGCGTACGGCGATCCTGGAGGAACGCCGCCGCGTCGACGCGGCGGCCCGGTCCGCCATGCGGGGAACCTCCGCCAAGATCCAGTCGCTGCTCAACCAGTCGCAGCACCTGCTGCAGGAACTGCAGCACGAGTACGACGACCCGCGCATCCTGCAGCTCGACTTCCGCAACGAACTGGCACTGCGCCGCACCCAGGCCACGGCCGTGCTCTGTGACGCTTGGCCGGGCCTCGCCCGCCAGAACTCCTCGCTCGTCGAGGTCGTGCTCGGCGCCCAGTCCCGGGTCGCCGGATACGAGCGCGTCAAGGTCGCCAACCACCTCCGCCAGGAGCGCCTCGCGCTGGTGGCCCGGGCCGCCGAGCCCCTCGCGATCGCGCTCGCCGAGCTGCTGGCCAACGCCACGGCCTACTCGCACCCGGACACCGAAGTGCCGGTCACGGTCCAGCAGGCCGCCGGCCGCGGTGCCCTCATCCTGGTCGACGACGCGGGAATCGGCATGGACGACGACGCGCTGAAGAGGGCACGCGCACTGCTCACCGGCCCAGCCGAGGTCCTGCTCACCGAACTCGGCGACCCGCCGCAGACCGGCTTCGCCGTGGTGGGACGGCTCATCGCGCGCTACGGCTTCAGCTGCCACATCGAGTCGTCGCCGTACGGGGGTATGCGCGCCATGCTTCGGATCCCGGCGCACCTGCTCACCGTGATGGACGACGACCGCACCCTGTCCGTGCTCGCACCGAAGCCCGTCCACGCGCGTTCGGGGGACGCGGACGCCGCACCCGTCACCGCGGGCACCGGCTCCACGGCCGCCGCCGGGGCGACCGGAGACCCCGCCGCATCGGAACCGGCGGCGGCCGGAGACCCCGGCGCACCCGCCACCGCCGACGGGCCGGACGGCGGCCTTCCGGCCGGGCTGCCCACCCGCCGGCGCCGCTCCCGCAGGACGGACGCCCCGGGTGCGCCCGCCGCCGCACGCGCGGCGGACGAGGAGCCGCCGGTGCTCCGTACCCCGGAACAGGCCGGAGCCGCCTGGACCGCCCTCCAGGAGGGCACCCTCAGCGGCAGGCAGGCTCCCGCGGCGGCGGGACCCGCACCCTCAGCATCCTCATCGGACGACCAAGGAGACGACGAGACGTGA
- a CDS encoding MBL fold metallo-hydrolase: MSITGGDVVVLGSGLYAWLPPKRGWGLANCGLLVTDHGALWIDTPYDAVLAGQFLAESRKLLPDGVNIGRVIVTHANGDHFWGAGVLPDAEIIATREAREHIHYDPTPQQQHALVAGSDPATPLGAYLARHFGAFDWSATEQVTPTTYFTGELELTLGDCPVQVMSLPPAHTGGDLIVHLPVQRTVFSGDIIFSSTPRQPGDHPVHWAGPLSNVIDACERVLATGAEVIVPGHGPVLDPAGVREHIGYLAYVRECAHALHAAGVPALEAARRVIGEGRYPALGLPERLVVTIGSEYRHLDGSAMPGVLQVMSDVAEVAREAEAACTGGPASTAGRDDRRGPRGGAGREPSPTTGTR, from the coding sequence ATGTCGATCACGGGCGGGGACGTCGTTGTCCTCGGCAGCGGCCTGTACGCCTGGCTGCCGCCGAAGCGGGGGTGGGGGCTGGCCAACTGCGGCCTCCTGGTGACGGACCATGGCGCCCTGTGGATCGACACCCCCTACGACGCGGTGCTCGCGGGGCAGTTCCTGGCGGAGAGCCGGAAACTGCTGCCGGACGGGGTGAACATCGGCCGAGTGATCGTCACCCACGCCAACGGCGACCACTTCTGGGGCGCCGGCGTGCTTCCCGACGCCGAGATCATCGCCACCCGGGAGGCGCGCGAGCACATCCACTACGACCCCACCCCGCAGCAGCAGCACGCCCTGGTGGCCGGGAGCGACCCGGCGACGCCCCTCGGTGCCTACCTCGCCCGCCACTTCGGCGCCTTCGACTGGTCGGCCACCGAGCAGGTCACGCCGACGACCTACTTCACCGGGGAACTCGAACTGACCCTGGGGGACTGTCCGGTCCAGGTGATGTCCCTGCCACCCGCGCACACCGGTGGCGACCTCATCGTCCATCTCCCGGTGCAGCGAACGGTGTTCAGCGGTGACATCATCTTCTCCTCCACCCCCAGGCAGCCCGGCGACCACCCGGTGCACTGGGCGGGACCGCTGAGCAACGTGATCGACGCCTGCGAACGGGTCCTGGCCACGGGCGCCGAGGTGATCGTGCCCGGCCACGGGCCGGTACTCGATCCGGCAGGGGTGCGGGAGCACATCGGCTATCTCGCGTACGTGCGGGAATGCGCCCACGCCCTGCACGCGGCGGGTGTGCCCGCGCTCGAGGCGGCCCGCCGGGTGATCGGCGAGGGCCGCTACCCGGCGCTCGGGCTGCCGGAGCGGCTGGTGGTGACGATCGGGAGCGAGTACCGGCACCTGGACGGATCCGCGATGCCGGGAGTCCTCCAGGTGATGTCCGACGTGGCCGAGGTCGCCCGGGAGGCCGAGGCCGCGTGCACCGGCGGGCCGGCGTCGACCGCCGGCCGCGACGACCGGCGCGGGCCCCGCGGCGGCGCGGGCCGTGAGCCGTCCCCGACAACAGGAACGCGGTGA
- a CDS encoding SIS domain-containing protein has product MSHVETETAGQPECWRRAAEIAAARGAALPATGERIAVVGCGTSYYMAQAYAALREESGQGESDAYAASEFPFGRTYDRVVALTRSGTTTEVLELLTRLRGSTRTVAVTADPLTPVMDAADQVVVLDFADERSVVQTRFATTALTLFRAHLGLHTEEAVRDAETALAEPLPEGLLEATQFSFLGRGWTVGLANEAALKMKEASLSWTESYPAMEYRHGPISIATAGTATWMFGSAPEGLAEQVRATGARWVESDLDPLADLVRVQRLAIARATARGLDPDLPRHLTRSVVLDGTDRA; this is encoded by the coding sequence ATGTCCCATGTCGAGACCGAGACAGCCGGTCAGCCGGAGTGCTGGCGCCGGGCCGCGGAGATCGCCGCGGCCCGGGGAGCGGCCCTGCCCGCCACCGGTGAGCGCATCGCCGTCGTCGGCTGCGGCACGTCGTACTACATGGCGCAGGCCTACGCCGCACTGCGCGAGGAATCGGGCCAGGGCGAGTCGGACGCGTACGCCGCCTCGGAGTTCCCCTTCGGCCGCACGTACGACCGGGTGGTCGCTCTGACGCGTTCGGGGACCACGACCGAGGTACTGGAGCTGCTGACCCGGCTGCGAGGCTCCACCCGGACCGTCGCGGTCACCGCGGACCCGCTGACGCCGGTGATGGACGCCGCGGACCAGGTGGTGGTCCTCGACTTCGCCGACGAACGCTCGGTGGTGCAGACCCGCTTCGCGACCACCGCGCTGACGTTGTTCCGCGCCCACCTCGGGCTGCACACGGAGGAGGCCGTACGGGATGCGGAGACCGCACTCGCCGAACCGCTGCCCGAAGGCCTCCTGGAGGCGACCCAGTTCAGCTTCCTGGGGCGCGGCTGGACGGTCGGGCTGGCCAACGAGGCGGCGCTCAAGATGAAGGAGGCGTCGCTTTCCTGGACCGAGTCGTATCCGGCGATGGAATACCGCCACGGACCCATCAGCATCGCCACGGCCGGGACCGCCACATGGATGTTCGGCTCCGCCCCGGAGGGCTTGGCCGAGCAGGTGCGCGCGACGGGTGCGCGCTGGGTGGAGAGCGACCTGGACCCGCTGGCCGACCTGGTCCGGGTGCAGCGGCTGGCGATCGCCCGCGCCACGGCCCGTGGCCTCGACCCGGACCTGCCGCGCCATCTGACCCGGTCGGTGGTGCTCGACGGGACGGATCGGGCCTGA
- a CDS encoding LysM peptidoglycan-binding domain-containing protein produces MPVFSKPRRSRTSSLKRGVIAVTTGGVALALPVIGATGAFAAPAQPAAAEKTVTSTALSAQGIAAKHATPRSYSVVIGDTLAKIAREHSVHGGWKALYEGNKKAVGANPDLIHPGLELTIGGKHGKKSADKPAKADKAAKTESRASGRADRSERASTGLAAQGAPAAQAVPAAERTAYTNDLDGWIRESLAVMAEHGIPGSYEGIHRNIMRESSGNPMAINNWDSNAAAGIPSKGLLQVIDPTFQAYHVPGTSLDSYDPVANITAACNYAADRYGSIDNVFGAY; encoded by the coding sequence ATGCCCGTTTTTTCCAAGCCCCGTCGTTCCAGGACCAGTTCGCTGAAGCGCGGCGTCATCGCCGTGACCACGGGTGGAGTCGCTCTCGCGCTTCCCGTGATCGGCGCGACCGGTGCCTTCGCGGCCCCGGCCCAGCCGGCCGCCGCTGAAAAGACGGTGACGTCGACTGCCCTGTCCGCACAGGGAATTGCCGCAAAGCACGCCACGCCCAGGAGCTATTCCGTCGTCATCGGCGACACTCTCGCCAAGATCGCTCGCGAGCATTCTGTCCACGGCGGCTGGAAGGCTCTCTACGAGGGCAACAAGAAGGCTGTCGGAGCGAACCCCGACCTCATTCACCCCGGCCTCGAGCTGACCATCGGCGGCAAGCACGGGAAGAAGTCCGCGGACAAGCCGGCGAAGGCCGACAAGGCCGCCAAGACCGAATCCAGGGCTTCCGGCCGCGCGGACCGTTCGGAGCGCGCGAGCACCGGACTCGCCGCACAGGGCGCACCCGCCGCGCAGGCGGTTCCCGCCGCCGAGCGGACCGCGTACACGAACGACCTCGACGGCTGGATCAGGGAGTCGCTGGCCGTCATGGCCGAGCACGGCATCCCCGGCAGCTACGAGGGCATCCACCGCAACATCATGCGCGAGTCGTCCGGCAACCCGATGGCCATCAACAACTGGGACTCGAACGCCGCTGCGGGCATCCCGTCCAAGGGTCTGCTGCAGGTCATCGACCCGACCTTCCAGGCCTACCACGTGCCCGGCACGTCGCTGGACAGCTACGACCCGGTCGCCAACATCACGGCCGCGTGCAACTACGCCGCCGACCGGTACGGCTCGATCGACAACGTCTTCGGGGCCTACTGA